A genomic window from Streptomyces sp. NBC_00234 includes:
- a CDS encoding NUDIX hydrolase has translation MSTDEYEQLRAERPDLFRNEPGGIEILTDPVAVSAAGGVLYQDPYVLLVRDPVRFPDGSEGTYIRSLSPTPEQGCVILPLLDGDVVLIEHFRHATRSWHWEVPRGAGTAGLSAEENAAKELGEEIGAVPVEVIPLGEVHPDTGATGDRVALFAARIRGTGPLDRAEGIRRCLTVPFAEAEAMVGDGRITDAYTIAALMRARLAGVAGGAP, from the coding sequence ATGAGCACCGACGAGTACGAGCAGCTGCGCGCGGAGCGCCCCGACCTCTTCCGCAACGAACCCGGCGGCATCGAGATCCTGACCGACCCCGTGGCGGTCTCGGCGGCCGGCGGCGTGCTCTACCAGGACCCGTACGTCCTGCTCGTACGCGACCCCGTGCGCTTCCCGGACGGCTCGGAGGGGACGTACATCCGCTCCCTGAGCCCGACCCCGGAGCAGGGCTGCGTGATCCTGCCGCTGCTCGACGGGGACGTGGTGCTCATCGAGCACTTCCGGCACGCGACGCGTTCGTGGCACTGGGAGGTGCCGCGCGGCGCCGGCACGGCCGGGCTCTCCGCCGAGGAGAACGCGGCGAAGGAGCTCGGGGAGGAGATCGGCGCCGTGCCGGTCGAGGTGATCCCGCTCGGCGAGGTCCATCCCGACACCGGTGCGACGGGTGATCGCGTGGCACTGTTCGCCGCGCGGATCCGCGGGACGGGCCCGCTGGACAGGGCGGAGGGCATCCGCCGGTGCCTCACCGTGCCGTTCGCGGAGGCGGAGGCGATGGTGGGCGACGGCCGGATCACCGACGCGTACACGATCGCCGCGCTGATGCGGGCACGGCTGGCGGGGGTGGCGGGCGGGGCGCCCTGA